The Trichomycterus rosablanca isolate fTriRos1 chromosome 15, fTriRos1.hap1, whole genome shotgun sequence genome contains a region encoding:
- the hpxb gene encoding hemopexin yields the protein MKWNLVIFCGCVVLALSYAAPAHHDDIMADHPEGNPEPEEDSHYNAKLDRCEGIEFDAIAPDEKGNAIFFKGDHLWKGFSGPAELANGTFQELDEYHQLGHVDAAFRMHNKDEDQKDHDHVFFFLDDRVFSYYNHSLEKGFPMEIQQVFPGIPNHLDAAVECPKGECITDSVLFFKGREVYNFDIKTKTVKTKVWNHLPNCTSAFRWLEHYYCFHGHNFTRFHPVSGEVVGNYPKDARHYFMKCADFGHGAGHRKPRCKLDAITTDNTGKSYAFIGNSYIRLDTHRDGIHPFPIVRLWKEVSGHVDAVFSYSGKLYIIQGDQIYIYKSAVHYTLIEGYPKPIKEELGIQGPVDAAFVCNEHVVHVIQGRKMLDIDLEATPRLFKRESFLPFPKTDAATCSTDGVQLYVGAEYYKYQSPELLAMSKINPVPQKISSEKFACE from the exons ATGAAGTGGAACTTGGTTATTttttgtgggtgtgtggtgcTGGCTTTAAGCTATGCAGCTCCAGC TCACCATGATGATATAATGGCAG ATCATCCTGAAGGAAATCCAGAACCCGAGGAAGATTCTCATTACAATGCCAAGCTTGACCGCTGCGAGGGAATCGAGTTTGATGCCATCGCCCCTGATGAGAAGGGAAACGCAATCTTTTTTAAAG GTGATCATTTATGGAAGGGTTTCTCAGGTCCAGCAGAGCTTGCGAATGGTACATTTCAGGAACTAGATGAATACCATCAGCTGGGTCATGTGGACGCAGCCTTCCGCATGCACAATAAAGATGAGGATCAGAAAGACCATGACCATGTCTTCTTTTTCCTG GATGACAGAGTCTTCAGCTACTACAACCACTCTTTGGAAAAAGGCTTTCCAATGGAGATTCAGCAAGTGTTTCCAGGAATTCCCAACCATCTAGACGCAGCGGTTGAGTGCCCCAAAGGAGAGTGCATTACTGACTCAGTCCTGTTTTTCAAGG GAAGGGAAGTTTACAACTTTGATATCAAGACCAAGACAGTAAAGACGAAGGTGTGGAATCACTTGCCTAACTGCACCTCTGCTTTCCGGTGGTTAGAGCACTACTACTGTTTTCACGGTCACAACTTCACCAGGTTTCATCCTGTCTCTGGAGAGGTGGTAGGAAATTACCCAAAAGATGCCAGACATTACTTCATGAAATGTGCAGATTTTG gtcATGGAGCTGGTCACAGAAAGCCTCGCTGCAAACTTGATGCCATTACCACAGACAACACAGGAAAATCATATGCATTTATAG GAAACAGTTACATTAGGTTGGACACACACCGAGATGGAATCCATCCGTTTCCTATTGTAAGACTGTGGAAGGAAGTCTCAGGACACGTGGATGCTGTGTTCTCCTACAGTGGCAAGTTATACATTATCCAG GGTGATCAAATCTACATCTACAAATCAGCAGTACATTACACCCTCATAGAGGGCTATCCAAAACCCATTAAAGAGGAGCTGGGTATTCAGGGACCCGTGGATGCTGCATTTGTATGTAACGAGCATGTAGTGCATGTTATACAAG GTCGGAAAATGCTTGACATTGATCTGGAGGCCACCCCTAGACTTTTTAAGAGAGAATCGTTTTTGCCCTTTCCCAAAACTGATGCCGCTACATGTTCCACTGATGGTGTGCAGTTGTATGTTGGTGCAGAATATTACAAGTATCAGAGCCCAGAACTTCTGGCTATGAGCAAGATCAATCCAGTACCACAGAAAATCTCATCTGAGAAATTTGCCTGTGAATAA